The Comamonas sp. GB3 AK4-5 genome includes a region encoding these proteins:
- a CDS encoding cytochrome oxidase small assembly protein codes for MPDRSTAYQLQRRKNLRLALILASVALVFLLGFVFKMAWLR; via the coding sequence ATGCCGGACCGCTCCACCGCCTACCAGTTGCAACGCCGCAAGAATTTGCGCCTGGCGCTGATCCTGGCATCTGTCGCCCTGGTGTTCCTGCTGGGCTTTGTGTTCAAGATGGCCTGGTTGAGATGA
- a CDS encoding cytochrome c oxidase assembly protein translates to MALHRDNLRMVGKLAVVAVGMFAFGYVLIPIYKHVCEALGINVLAVSERQVPGNSVGSPLNTQVDKSRTITVEFDANTRGPWEFKPAQRSLQVHPGELATVMYEFQNVQNRRMAAQAIPSYAPRNAAPHFNKLECFCFNQYELAPGEKKEWPVAFVIDPRLPKDVSTITLSYTFFEVGGAMPAAPSTTPAPVAHVAVEKGQS, encoded by the coding sequence ATGGCTTTGCACCGAGACAATCTGCGCATGGTGGGCAAATTGGCCGTGGTGGCCGTGGGCATGTTTGCCTTTGGCTACGTCCTGATTCCCATCTACAAGCATGTGTGCGAGGCCCTGGGCATCAATGTGCTGGCTGTTTCAGAGCGCCAGGTGCCGGGCAACTCGGTGGGTTCGCCGCTGAACACGCAGGTGGACAAGAGCCGCACCATCACGGTGGAGTTCGACGCCAACACGCGTGGCCCCTGGGAGTTCAAGCCCGCACAGCGCTCGCTGCAGGTGCACCCGGGCGAGCTGGCCACGGTGATGTATGAATTCCAGAACGTGCAAAACCGGCGCATGGCCGCACAGGCTATTCCCAGCTATGCGCCGCGCAATGCCGCGCCGCATTTCAACAAGCTGGAGTGTTTTTGCTTCAACCAGTATGAGCTGGCGCCCGGTGAGAAAAAGGAATGGCCCGTGGCCTTTGTGATCGATCCGCGCCTACCCAAGGATGTGAGCACCATCACCCTGTCCTATACCTTCTTTGAAGTGGGTGGTGCCATGCCAGCGGCACCCAGCACCACCCCGGCGCCGGTCGCCCATGTGGCGGTGGAGAAGGGTCAGTCATGA
- a CDS encoding twin transmembrane helix small protein: protein MGYLVALAFLAILVSLGAALFFMLRQGEDAPSDQERSRRMARALAVRVALSVVLFVCLLLAWKLGYIQPTGLPLQR from the coding sequence ATGGGATACCTTGTAGCACTGGCCTTTCTGGCCATTCTTGTCAGCCTGGGCGCCGCCTTGTTTTTCATGCTGCGCCAAGGTGAGGATGCCCCTTCCGACCAGGAGCGCAGCCGCCGCATGGCCCGGGCATTGGCCGTGCGCGTGGCCCTGTCGGTGGTCTTGTTTGTCTGCCTGCTGCTGGCCTGGAAGCTGGGGTATATCCAGCCCACCGGACTGCCGCTGCAGCGGTAG
- the ctaD gene encoding cytochrome c oxidase subunit I, translated as MSAVYPPSHTPGSDAAAPGAGHEPHDHGHHGDHHHATPTGWRRWLYATNHKDIGTLYLLFAFTMLMVGGVLALLIRAELFEPGLQIVNPEFFNQLTTMHGLIMVFGAIMPAFVGFANWMIPLQIGASDMAFARMNNFSFWLMIPAAMMLVGSFFMPGGAPAAGWTLYAPLTLQMGPSMDTSIFAMHIMGASSIMGSINIIVTILNMRAPGMTLMKMPMFAWTWLITAYLLIAVMPVLAGAITMTLTDRHFGTSFFNPGGGGDPVMYQHIFWFFGHPEVYIMILPAFGIISQIVPAFSRKKLFGYTSMVYAVAAIAILSFIVWAHHMFTTGMPVTGQLFFMYATMLISVPTAVKIFNWVATMWRGSMTFETPMLFSVGFIFVFTMGGFTGLILSMAPIDIQLQDTYYVVAHFHYVLVAGSLFSMFAGYYYWAPKWTGVMYSETRGQIHFWGSLIFFNVTFFPMHFLGLAGMPRRYADYPMQFADFNAVASVGAFGFGLMQVYFLLAVLLPAMRKQGAPAPQKPWDGAEGLEWEVPSPAPFHTFENPPKLDETATRVIG; from the coding sequence ATGAGCGCTGTTTACCCCCCTTCGCACACCCCGGGCTCCGATGCGGCGGCGCCTGGTGCGGGCCATGAGCCTCACGACCATGGCCACCATGGTGATCACCACCATGCCACGCCCACGGGCTGGCGCCGCTGGCTTTACGCCACCAACCACAAGGACATCGGCACGCTGTATCTGCTGTTTGCCTTCACCATGCTGATGGTGGGCGGCGTGCTGGCGCTGCTGATTCGCGCCGAGCTGTTCGAGCCGGGGCTGCAAATCGTCAACCCCGAGTTCTTCAACCAGCTCACCACCATGCACGGGCTGATCATGGTGTTCGGCGCCATCATGCCGGCCTTTGTGGGCTTTGCAAACTGGATGATTCCGCTGCAGATCGGTGCATCGGACATGGCGTTTGCGCGCATGAACAACTTCAGCTTCTGGCTGATGATTCCCGCCGCCATGATGCTGGTGGGATCGTTCTTCATGCCCGGTGGTGCGCCGGCTGCGGGCTGGACGCTGTATGCCCCGCTGACGCTGCAGATGGGCCCGTCCATGGACACCAGCATCTTTGCCATGCACATCATGGGTGCCAGCTCCATCATGGGCTCCATCAACATCATCGTCACCATCCTGAACATGCGCGCGCCGGGCATGACCTTGATGAAGATGCCCATGTTCGCCTGGACCTGGCTGATCACGGCCTACCTCCTGATTGCCGTGATGCCGGTGCTGGCCGGCGCCATCACCATGACGCTGACGGACCGCCATTTCGGCACCAGCTTCTTCAACCCCGGCGGCGGCGGCGACCCGGTGATGTACCAGCACATCTTCTGGTTCTTTGGTCACCCCGAGGTCTACATCATGATCCTGCCGGCCTTTGGCATCATCAGCCAGATCGTGCCGGCCTTCAGCCGCAAAAAGCTGTTTGGCTACACCTCCATGGTGTATGCCGTGGCGGCCATTGCCATCCTGTCCTTCATCGTCTGGGCCCACCATATGTTCACCACCGGCATGCCGGTGACGGGCCAGCTGTTCTTCATGTACGCCACCATGCTGATCTCGGTGCCCACGGCGGTGAAGATCTTCAACTGGGTGGCCACCATGTGGCGCGGCTCCATGACGTTCGAGACCCCCATGTTGTTTTCCGTGGGCTTCATCTTCGTGTTCACCATGGGCGGCTTCACCGGCTTGATTCTGTCCATGGCGCCCATAGACATCCAGCTGCAGGACACCTATTACGTGGTGGCGCATTTCCACTATGTGCTGGTGGCGGGATCGCTGTTTTCCATGTTCGCCGGCTACTACTACTGGGCACCGAAATGGACCGGGGTGATGTATTCCGAAACCCGTGGGCAAATCCATTTCTGGGGCTCGCTGATCTTCTTCAACGTCACCTTCTTCCCCATGCACTTTCTGGGGCTGGCCGGCATGCCGCGCCGCTATGCCGACTACCCCATGCAGTTTGCCGACTTCAACGCCGTGGCCTCGGTCGGGGCTTTTGGCTTTGGCCTGATGCAGGTGTATTTCTTGCTTGCGGTGTTGCTGCCCGCCATGCGCAAGCAGGGCGCCCCGGCACCGCAAAAACCCTGGGACGGTGCCGAGGGACTGGAGTGGGAAGTGCCTTCGCCCGCGCCTTTCCATACCTTTGAAAACCCGCCCAAGCTGGACGAAACCGCGACCCGCGTGATTGGATAA
- a CDS encoding cytochrome c oxidase subunit 3: MSAPTSGTTPYYYVPGVSHHPIWAAAGLFFVVLGAGNWVNGHSWGMWSFGFGLAWWAVVLYQWLRDAARESEAGLFGRKIDLSYRWSMSWFIFSEVMFFGAFFTALWWARAHSIPALGSLDNSLLWPEFKAAWPSISPGATTSPAGTVEPFETVGPFWLPTINTALLLSSGVTLTIAHHALRAGQRAKTVGWMWLTVLLGLVFLCVQAYEYHHLYTELNLKLSSGVYGSTFYLLTGFHGFHVFVGMVMLLVITLRLQRGHFSAQRHFGFEGAAWYWHFVDVVWLFLYVLVYWL; the protein is encoded by the coding sequence ATGAGTGCACCCACCTCTGGAACCACGCCCTACTACTATGTGCCGGGCGTATCGCACCACCCGATCTGGGCGGCGGCAGGCCTGTTTTTTGTGGTGCTGGGCGCAGGCAACTGGGTCAACGGCCACAGCTGGGGCATGTGGTCTTTTGGGTTTGGCCTGGCCTGGTGGGCCGTGGTGCTCTACCAGTGGCTGCGTGATGCCGCACGCGAAAGCGAGGCCGGGCTGTTCGGCCGCAAGATCGACCTGTCCTACCGCTGGAGCATGAGCTGGTTCATCTTTTCGGAGGTGATGTTCTTCGGTGCCTTTTTCACCGCCCTGTGGTGGGCGCGGGCGCACTCCATACCGGCCCTGGGCAGCCTGGACAACTCCCTGCTGTGGCCGGAGTTCAAGGCGGCCTGGCCCAGCATCTCGCCGGGCGCCACCACCTCGCCGGCCGGCACCGTGGAGCCCTTCGAGACCGTGGGCCCGTTCTGGTTGCCCACCATCAACACCGCGCTGCTGCTGAGCTCGGGCGTCACGCTCACCATCGCCCACCATGCGCTGCGCGCCGGCCAACGTGCCAAGACCGTGGGCTGGATGTGGCTGACCGTGTTGCTGGGCCTAGTCTTTTTGTGTGTGCAGGCCTATGAATACCACCACCTGTATACCGAGCTCAACCTCAAGCTCAGCTCGGGCGTCTATGGCTCCACCTTCTACCTGCTCACCGGCTTTCACGGCTTTCACGTGTTCGTGGGCATGGTGATGCTGCTGGTCATCACGCTGCGGCTGCAGCGCGGCCATTTCTCGGCCCAGCGCCATTTCGGTTTTGAAGGTGCGGCCTGGTACTGGCACTTTGTGGACGTGGTCTGGCTGTTCCTCTACGTGCTGGTGTATTGGCTGTAA
- a CDS encoding DUF2970 domain-containing protein — protein MNHKAKAELKAEPENRAWWRSIKAVAWAMLGVRDGGEYQRDFAQLHPLQVIAIGLVAIFALVLGLIALVHWMV, from the coding sequence ATGAACCACAAGGCAAAGGCAGAGCTGAAGGCAGAACCAGAAAACCGCGCCTGGTGGCGTTCCATCAAGGCTGTGGCCTGGGCCATGCTGGGGGTGCGCGATGGTGGCGAATACCAGCGCGATTTTGCCCAGCTGCACCCGCTGCAGGTGATTGCCATCGGCCTGGTGGCGATTTTTGCGCTGGTGCTGGGGTTGATCGCCCTAGTGCACTGGATGGTGTGA